A section of the Streptomyces sp. Je 1-369 genome encodes:
- the tilS gene encoding tRNA lysidine(34) synthetase TilS translates to MGPHPAVAAIRLAVRRVLHDVLTDLQRTSASEPPQTPHPLSPTHSSHPSHPPHEQAASPLVLVACSGGADSMALASALAFEAPKLGMRAGGVTVDHGLQPGSDLRAAEVVVRLTALGLTPVDSIAVDVGRDGGPEAAARDARYAALDAAAERHSAAAVLLGHTRDDQAETVLLGLARGSGIRSLSGMAATSGVAGRYRRPFLHLDRQTARKACMVQSLAVWDDPHNADPAYTRSRLRHEGLPALEKALGKGVVEALARTAQLSRDDADALDTWAAQAETTVRDATGLLECAKLYALPPAVRRRIVRRAAIDAGAPAGSLFARHIEEVDRLITGWRGQGAINLPGKVMAQRQGGRLVIRQG, encoded by the coding sequence ATGGGTCCCCATCCTGCGGTCGCGGCGATACGCCTGGCGGTCCGCCGCGTACTCCACGACGTCCTGACCGACCTCCAACGCACCTCCGCGAGCGAACCCCCGCAAACCCCGCACCCCCTGAGCCCCACCCACTCCTCTCACCCCTCGCACCCCCCGCACGAGCAGGCCGCGTCGCCGCTCGTCCTCGTCGCCTGCTCCGGCGGCGCCGACTCCATGGCGCTCGCCTCCGCGCTCGCCTTCGAAGCCCCCAAGCTCGGCATGCGCGCCGGCGGCGTCACCGTCGACCACGGCCTGCAGCCGGGGTCCGACCTGCGCGCCGCCGAGGTCGTCGTGCGCCTCACCGCGCTCGGCCTGACCCCGGTCGACTCCATCGCCGTGGACGTGGGCCGCGACGGAGGCCCCGAGGCCGCCGCCCGCGACGCGCGGTACGCGGCCCTGGACGCCGCCGCCGAACGGCATTCAGCAGCCGCCGTCCTGCTCGGCCACACCCGCGACGACCAGGCGGAGACCGTTCTGCTGGGCCTCGCCCGCGGCTCCGGGATCCGTTCGCTGTCCGGAATGGCGGCGACCTCGGGGGTCGCCGGCCGTTACCGCCGCCCCTTCCTGCACCTCGACCGGCAGACCGCACGCAAGGCCTGCATGGTCCAGTCGCTGGCCGTCTGGGACGACCCGCACAACGCCGACCCGGCGTACACCCGCTCCCGCCTGCGCCACGAGGGCCTGCCCGCCCTGGAGAAGGCGCTCGGCAAGGGCGTCGTCGAGGCGCTCGCCCGCACGGCCCAGCTGTCCAGGGACGACGCCGACGCCCTCGACACCTGGGCCGCCCAGGCCGAGACGACCGTGCGCGACGCCACCGGCCTCCTGGAGTGCGCGAAGCTCTACGCGCTGCCCCCCGCGGTGCGCCGCCGGATCGTGCGCCGGGCCGCCATCGACGCGGGCGCCCCCGCCGGTTCGCTCTTCGCCCGGCACATCGAGGAGGTCGACCGCCTGATCACGGGCTGGCGCGGCCAAGGAGCCATCAACCTCCCGGGCAAAGTCATGGCTCAGCGCCAGGGTGGCAGACTGGTGATCCGGCAAGGCTGA
- the hpt gene encoding hypoxanthine phosphoribosyltransferase has protein sequence MRVDAKDMGTDLQSVLITKEEIDAKLAELAAKIDAEYAGKDLLIVGVLKGAVMVMADLARALSTPVTMDWMAVSSYGAGTQSSGVVRILKDLDTDIKGKHVLIVEDIIDSGLTLSWLLSNLGSREPASLEVCTLLRKPDAAKVAIDVKWIGFDIPNEFVVGYGLDFAEKYRNLPFVGTLAPHVYGG, from the coding sequence ATGCGGGTGGACGCGAAAGACATGGGCACCGACCTCCAGTCGGTGCTCATCACCAAAGAAGAGATCGACGCCAAGCTGGCCGAGCTGGCCGCCAAGATCGACGCGGAGTACGCGGGCAAGGACCTGCTGATCGTCGGCGTCCTCAAGGGCGCGGTGATGGTCATGGCGGACCTGGCGCGCGCCCTGTCCACTCCCGTCACGATGGACTGGATGGCCGTGTCGTCGTACGGCGCGGGGACCCAGTCCTCCGGCGTCGTGCGGATCCTCAAGGACCTGGACACCGACATCAAGGGCAAGCACGTCCTGATCGTCGAGGACATCATCGACTCCGGTCTGACGCTGTCCTGGCTGCTCTCCAACCTCGGCTCGCGCGAGCCCGCCTCCCTCGAGGTGTGCACGCTGCTGCGCAAGCCGGACGCGGCCAAGGTCGCGATCGACGTGAAGTGGATCGGCTTCGACATCCCGAACGAGTTCGTCGTGGGGTACGGCCTCGACTTCGCGGAGAAGTACCGCAACCTCCCGTTCGTCGGAACGCTCGCTCCGCACGTCTACGGCGGCTGA